CAATCTCCAACGCAACAGCGTCGTGCTAGGCGCTGCCGCGATAGGAGTGGAGAGCGTTTCGGACAGCGAACTGTCCGCGGCCTCTCCCAAGCAAGGACGGGTGGATGTATCGGCGATGGGTCAAGGCGAGCGCGCGGTGCGCATCGGCAACGATGTGCTCAAAAACGCGAGCGGCATCGCGCAAATCAACCAAACGGCCGGCGCCGGTAATACCACGGCGAACAGTTTTGTGCTCCGTCCCCCGGCGGGCACTTTTTTCTAACGCAGCACCTCTTCGTATCGGAGCGACATCATGAAGCGCACACTCATCGCAGCGGCCGTGCTTGCAGCAACGTCGGGCACCGTCTTCGCACACGACGTCAAAGACCCCTACATCTTCAATGCCACGGCCGTCGAAGAAAACGTCGGCATCGAAGGCTTCGTGCGCCTGTTCGGCTGCGTCTCGGTGTCGAGCACGGTCGGCGCCGTCGTCAACAACAGCCAGGCCGTCTGGTCGAACGCGACGCTCGATCCGACCGCCCAAAGCTACTCGTCGGGCGCGATCACGACGACGCTCGACAACAACTACAGCTCGGTGAAGGGCAGCGGCTCCTCGATGGGATCAAGCACGAGCAGCGCATCGGGCTCGGCAGCGTTCGCGCAAGCCTTCGAAGAATCGTCGGGCTATGCCTACAAGAACCAAAGCAGCGCGATCGCAGGCGGCGGCTATGAGTACAGCAACCAAAAATCGAGCAGCTCGAGCAGCGATTCGCACGACTCGCAAAACGCCAGCGGCACGCTGACCGTCAGCGGCTCGCTCACGGCCGGCTATACCGCCAGCTCGGATCACTCTCATCACCACGGCGCTCAGTTCAGCTCCGGTCAGCTCAACGCGGGCGCCACCCTCGGCCTGAACGGCTATGAAGCGACCTCCTCGAACTCGTCCATGTCGGCGGACAGCATGAGCGCCAACAGCGGCTCCGGCCAAGGCGCAGCATGGGGATTCAAAGCCGATCAAGGCTCGGGCGGGCAGGCGTTCGCAGAACAATCGGCGGGTGCCGTCGCGTGGAGCGCGTCGAGCTCCAAGAGCCATTCGGCCTCGTGGTCTTACTCCAACTCGAAAGACTCGACCGACGTAACGGTCACGGGTTCGGTGACGAACTACATCGACACGCAAAAGCCGGGTAACTTGACGGCCACCACGGGCACCGGCGCCGGCAGCGGCTCCTCGGGCAACATCGGCATCAACATCGCCGAAGGCGTCGACAACGCGCAAAGCAACGACGCGTCGCTCGCTTCCGTCGATCAGGGCAATGTGTTCGGCAACGCACAGATCTTCAGCGCGCAATCGTCCGGCGGCCAAGCCACGATCAACAACTTCATGCTCAACGCGTCGCTCGGCGACGGCTCGCTCAGCGGCGTGTCCGGCAACGTGGGGGTGAACATCGCCGCGGGCGTGGCCAACGTGCAGAACAACAGCCTGGCCGCGTCGACGACGAATCTGTCGAACGGCGCAATCCCGCTCGCCGTCGCGATGGCCGCCACCGACGACAACAGCCAACAAGCGAACCTGCAGTTCCAAGGCTCGATCAGCGGCACGGCCATGGTCGGCAGCAACGCGTTGCAAAACTCCACGGGCAACATCGGCGTGAACATCGCGGGCGGCGCCGGCAACCTGCAACACAACGGCCTCGCCATCGCGGCGACGAACATCACGGGCCATTGAGCGTCGCCATCGACGGCTAGCAGTACGCGCACGGCTAGCCCGTCGTCGGTAGCAGCGCTCACGCATACCGGCCGCCTACAAGCGGTCGGTATGCGCCTTTCAAGGGGGAGAGCAGCATGTCAAGACATGCTCTGTACGCGATCCGCTATTTCGCTGCGCTCGTTTGCACCGCGATGTGTGCGCCAAGCAACGCGCAGTCGACCATCGATACGTCTAACCTTGCTGGCGTGCCACTCATCAAGACGGTGCACTCCATGCGGGACATCCGGTACAGCCATATCGTCGGCCAGCGCTACGACTACAGTTGCGGCTCGGCCGCGCTCGCGACGCTGCTCAAGTACGGCTACGGCATCGATATTCCCGAGCCCGAACTGATTCGCCGCATGATGGCCTTCTCGACCCCGCAAATCGTCGTCAAGAACGGCTTTTCGATGCTCGACATGAAGCATTTCGTCGAAACGATCGGACTGCGCGGGCGGGGCTTTCGCGTCAATCTCGAC
The sequence above is a segment of the Trinickia acidisoli genome. Coding sequences within it:
- a CDS encoding C39 family peptidase, translated to MCAPSNAQSTIDTSNLAGVPLIKTVHSMRDIRYSHIVGQRYDYSCGSAALATLLKYGYGIDIPEPELIRRMMAFSTPQIVVKNGFSMLDMKHFVETIGLRGRGFRVNLDALYHLRIPVLVLMNIGGYEHFVIVKHAENGRVFIADPALGNRIVLDKDFVASWNGLVFAVLGKPFREDSPLLQDNVSLALKLRERALDTSSAATPFVDYGLSKADWF